The sequence below is a genomic window from Curtobacterium sp. MCPF17_002.
TCGCGGCCACGCCGATGAACCACCAGCCCAGGAAGCGACGGCTCTCCGCCGATGACCGGTGGTCCCAGTACCCCGCGATCGTCCCGATCACGACCGGACCCATGACGAGGAACGGCGACGTGCAGGCCGTCGCGATGAGGAGGCCGTTCGCCGCGTCCTGGAACGCGATGCCGACGAGCAGCCCGGCACCCAGGGAGAGCACCGTCGCCACCACGATCATCAGCACGTACATCAGCACTCGCATCGATACTCCTTCGTGTCGTCTGAGCTGCCCCATCATGGCCCGAGCCGAGCCGCATTCGTCCGATCCGTGCGGTTCCCCGCACACCCGTTGCGGCGCAGTCCCGGCCCTCGATCACCGTCGTCGGCACCGAGGGCTACCCTCCGAGGGCATGGACGCTGCTGCGGTCGTCATCGTCACCGGTCCACCCGGTGCAGGCAAGACGACGACGGCTCGAGCCCTCGCGGCTTCCTTCCCGCGGTCGGTGCACCTGCACACGGACGACTTCTGGCACGCCATCGTGTCGGGTGCGATCCCGCCGTACTCGCCGGAGTCCGACGAGCAGAACCAGACGGTCATGAAGGTCATCCGCGGCGCGGCATCCACGTACGCCGCGGGCGGTTTCGTGGTCGTGGTCGACGGGATCATCGGGCCGTGGATGCTGCAGCACTTCCGCGACCCCGAACAGGACCGGGGCCTGCCGCACCTGCACTACGTGGTCCTCCGCCCGTCTCGCGACGAAGCGCTCCGCCGGGCGCAGGGCAGGAGTGCGTCCGGTGCCCTCGTCGACCGAGAGCCGATCCTCTCGATGTGGGACCAGTTCGCCGACCTGGGCGAGCTCGAGGGCAACGTGATCGACACGACCGCACAGGCGCCGTCGGAGACGGTCACCGCAGTCCGTGCCGCCGTCGACGGGGAGCGGTCGCTCCTCATCCGGCGCTGACGGAACCGACCCGTCCAGCGGCAACGGCGGTGCGCCGGGCGCACCGGGCGGCGTCCGCGGTCACGGCGTACCCTCAGCCGCAACGGCCCGGACCTCGCTCTCGTCAGGACTGGCCGGCTCTCTCCCGGTGGTGCCGCTCTGCGGGCGCCCCTGCTCGTTCCCGACCGACACCCCCTCCGTTCCGTCCGGGCGTCCTGCACGACCCAAGGACCCGCCATGCACCACCTGTCCACCACATCGCACCTGTTCGGCGCGACCGCGCTCGCCCTCACCGTGGCGTCCGTCGGCTCGGGGTGCACGATGCCGACCCACGAGCCGTCGATGCCGCAGCAGACCGATCGTCCGGTGCCACCGGCAGCATCACCCGGGTCGCGGGCCCCTGCACACCGACACGATCCTGACCCGGGGCACCGAGCCGGGGCGCTCGAGGGCGTGTGGCGCGCCGACTTCTCCCGCCAGGATCTCGGGTTCGCCCCGTCGGGCGGCCCGACGCCCAACACGAGTGGCCTCAGCGAGGGACCGGAGTGGCGCATGCTCGTCTTCCACCGCCTCCGCCTCACCGTGGTCGCCGGTCACGGCTCCAGCCGGTCCACCGGCGAGCAGATGGCGTTCGCCGTCAACGGGTCGACCCTGACGATCCGCTCCGGGAGCAGGACGTTCCGGGTCCGGTGGGACATCTCGATGGACGGGCTCACGCTCTCGCCGGTGCTCGACGAAGCGATGCCGCCGGCGATGTTCGTCCTCGAACCCTTCGCGCACGTCCACGGTTGATCAGCAGGGAGAAGCTCATGTGTCGTTGGTTGGGGTACGTCGGGGATCCGATCGAGCCACGGGAGCTCCTCTACGACACGGAGCGCTCGCTGATCGAGCAGAGCCGCTTCCACTCGGCCGAGTCGCCGGCCCCGAACGGCGACGGCACCGGTCTCGGCTGGTACGGGCGACACGAGCGGCCCGCTCGGTACCGCAGCACGACGCCGGCGTGGGGTGACGAGAACTTCCGCGAGCTCGCTTCCGAGGTGGCGAGCGGGCTCTTCCTGGCACACGTCCGCGCTGCGACCGGCACGCCCGTCCAGGAGACGAACAGCCACCCGTTCCGGTACGGGAAATGGTTGTTCGCGCACAACGGGTTCATCTCGGGCTACAGCAGGCTCCGGCGGCAGCTCCTCACGGCGGTCCGCGAGGAGCTGTTCCCCTGCATCCTCGGGTCCACCGACTCGGAGCTGATGTTCTTCCTCGCGCTGACCTTCGGGCTCGAGGAGGACCCGGTCGGCGGCCTCCGACGGATGGCCGGGTTCGTCGAGTCGGTCGCCGCGGAGGCCGGCATCCACGACGCCCTGCAGATGACGATCGGGCTCAGCGACGGACACGACCTGATCGCCGTGCGGTACGCGAGCGCGGGGACCGCGAACTCGCTGTTCGTCAGCTCCGACGTCGGGGCCGTTCGGCAGCTCTACCCGGAGATCGAGCGCCTCGCGCACCTGCCCGAGAACGCGCGCGTCGTCCTCTCCGAGCCGTTGGTCGCCCTGCCCGGGGTCTGGCGCGAGGTCCCCGCCGGCTCGGTGCTGCGGATGTCGGCCGGCAGCGGGGTCGACGAGCAGCCCTTCGAACCGGTCGCACCACGGTGACGAGCACGAACACGAGCACGAGCACGAGCGGCGGGGCTCAGCCCTCCCGCTCGTCGAGGTCGAGGTGGTCGGAGAGCTCCGGGTACGCACGCGCCTGCTCGACGAGCTGCTCGGCCTTGCGGACCACGCCCTCGACGCTGTCGGCACCGGCGACGAACCGCAGCGGCGGCTCGCGCAACTCGGTGAGGGTGAGGAGCACCCGCGCGAGCTTCGCCGGGTCGCCCACCTGCTGGCCCTCCATGCCCTCGAAGAACGTCCGCGTCTCGGCGGCGGCAGCGGTGTAGTCGGGGACCTCGACGTCGCCCCAGAAGGTCGAGTCGCCCTCGGCGAGCAGGTCCGTCCGGAAGAACCCGGGCTCGACCACGGTGGCGTGCAGGCCGAGCGGAGCGATCTCGCCGTGCAGCGACTCCATCCACCCCTCGAGCGCGAACTTCGACGCCGCGTAGGCGCTGCCGCCCGCCGACCCGACGATGCCGGCGGTCGAGCTGATGCTGATGACGTGGCCGGAGCGCTGGCGCCGCATCACCGGCAGGACGGCGCGCGTGACGGCGAGCGCCCCGAAGAAGTTGGTCTCGAACTGCGCGCGGAACTGCGACGAGGAGAGCTGCTCGAAGAACCCGGCGTGGAAGCTGCCGGCGTTGTTGACGAGGACGTCGATCCGTCCGAAGCGGTCGACCGCGGCGTCGACCGCGGCCTGGGCGGCGCCCTCGTCGGTGACGTCGAGTGCGAGGGCGAGCAGGGCGTCGTGGTCGCCGACGGCCGCGAGGACACGGTCGGGGTTCCGTCCGGTGGCGACGACGGTGTGCCCGGCGTCGAGCGCGGCACGGGCGAACTCGACGCCCATGCCGCGGCTGGTCCCGGTGATGAAGAAGGTCTTGGGCTCGGTCATGGTGCCATCGAACCCGGCGCCGCCGGACGGCGCGAGGGGTTGCCGGAACGGGTTCTGCGAGAACGCCCCTCGGCCCTCGGCCCTCGGCTCCCGGCTCAGGACCCGTCCCGCGTGAAGTCGCCGGCCTTCCACGTGCGGTCGAAGTACGGCTCGAGCGGACCGTAGAACCGCATGTACGAGAACCAGTGCCGACCCGGGATCGTCTGGACCCAGTTCGTGTCGCCCTCGGTCGGCGCCGTCGGACCGAACCGGAGGACCACCGACCCGTCGTCCTCGTACCGGAGGTCCGCGGAGCGGCTCCCGCGGTCGCCGCGCTGCTGGTCGTTGTCGACGAGGCACCGTGTCGCGGCGTCGTACACGGTCACCGACCAGAAGAGGGCGGCCGGCACGTCCGGCGGGACGACGAGCGTGTACGACGCACCGCCGTCGAGCCACTCGTCGTCGGCATCGACCGTGGCGCTGAGGTACGCCTGGCCCTTGCCGGGGACCTGGCTCTTCATGGCCTCGGAGAAGCTGACCGCCTCGTAGAACCACGAGGCACGCTCGAGGAACTCGTCGTACCACGGGCCCCGCTGCGACGACTCGGACAGGACGACCGTCAGGTCCCACCGACGGTCCGGCCAGTACCGGACGCCGGGGAACCGCTTCGCGAACGAGTTCGCCTGCGCCATCCGCTCGCCCTGCTCGGACGCCCGCTCGAGGATCCGTGTGAGCCGCGCGTCCGGCTGGAACGGCCGACCCGGCTCGATGCCGAGCTGGCGGAGCATCGCGAGGAAGAACCGGTCGCGCTCGTCGACGACCTCGTTCTGGTAGATCCCGTGCAGCAGCGACCAGTACGCGATCCCGGACGGCTGGTCACCGGTCCACGGTCGACCGTCGGGCGAGACCAGGCGGGTGGCGGGTGGGTCGTCGTGCAGCGCGAACGGGTGGACCCGCACCCCCTCGGCGAGGGCGAGACTCGCAGCCGGGTCGGGGTCGAGGGTTCGGAACCCGAACATGATGTTCATCCCGGTCGACTGCAGGACCGACCAGGCGGGGTCGTGCTCGGGGACCTCCTGGCCCGGTCCGACGACGAGGGTCGTCCCACCGCGACCGGCGTCCGCCCCCATCTCGCCGAGCACACCGACCTCGCGCTGCCAGAAGTCCGAGACGCCCCCGGCGGTGGGCCCGGGCGGGAGTTCGATCACGATCGGCCCCGTGCTGCGCAGGTCGAAGAAGTTGAGGATGTACGGCGTCGTCGCGTTCGCGGTGATCAAGCCGAGTCGG
It includes:
- a CDS encoding AAA family ATPase, with the translated sequence MDAAAVVIVTGPPGAGKTTTARALAASFPRSVHLHTDDFWHAIVSGAIPPYSPESDEQNQTVMKVIRGAASTYAAGGFVVVVDGIIGPWMLQHFRDPEQDRGLPHLHYVVLRPSRDEALRRAQGRSASGALVDREPILSMWDQFADLGELEGNVIDTTAQAPSETVTAVRAAVDGERSLLIRR
- a CDS encoding DUF1254 domain-containing protein — protein: MTIELPPRGTLPEVFDELDHQLACIAYLWALPIVSYAQWRTQHAQVFGATDHDLVHYVSYRDRLGLITANATTPYILNFFDLRSTGPIVIELPPGPTAGGVSDFWQREVGVLGEMGADAGRGGTTLVVGPGQEVPEHDPAWSVLQSTGMNIMFGFRTLDPDPAASLALAEGVRVHPFALHDDPPATRLVSPDGRPWTGDQPSGIAYWSLLHGIYQNEVVDERDRFFLAMLRQLGIEPGRPFQPDARLTRILERASEQGERMAQANSFAKRFPGVRYWPDRRWDLTVVLSESSQRGPWYDEFLERASWFYEAVSFSEAMKSQVPGKGQAYLSATVDADDEWLDGGASYTLVVPPDVPAALFWSVTVYDAATRCLVDNDQQRGDRGSRSADLRYEDDGSVVLRFGPTAPTEGDTNWVQTIPGRHWFSYMRFYGPLEPYFDRTWKAGDFTRDGS
- a CDS encoding SDR family NAD(P)-dependent oxidoreductase, which translates into the protein MTEPKTFFITGTSRGMGVEFARAALDAGHTVVATGRNPDRVLAAVGDHDALLALALDVTDEGAAQAAVDAAVDRFGRIDVLVNNAGSFHAGFFEQLSSSQFRAQFETNFFGALAVTRAVLPVMRRQRSGHVISISSTAGIVGSAGGSAYAASKFALEGWMESLHGEIAPLGLHATVVEPGFFRTDLLAEGDSTFWGDVEVPDYTAAAAETRTFFEGMEGQQVGDPAKLARVLLTLTELREPPLRFVAGADSVEGVVRKAEQLVEQARAYPELSDHLDLDEREG
- a CDS encoding class II glutamine amidotransferase; protein product: MCRWLGYVGDPIEPRELLYDTERSLIEQSRFHSAESPAPNGDGTGLGWYGRHERPARYRSTTPAWGDENFRELASEVASGLFLAHVRAATGTPVQETNSHPFRYGKWLFAHNGFISGYSRLRRQLLTAVREELFPCILGSTDSELMFFLALTFGLEEDPVGGLRRMAGFVESVAAEAGIHDALQMTIGLSDGHDLIAVRYASAGTANSLFVSSDVGAVRQLYPEIERLAHLPENARVVLSEPLVALPGVWREVPAGSVLRMSAGSGVDEQPFEPVAPR